One Odocoileus virginianus isolate 20LAN1187 ecotype Illinois chromosome 6, Ovbor_1.2, whole genome shotgun sequence DNA segment encodes these proteins:
- the MAPK1IP1L gene encoding MAPK-interacting and spindle-stabilizing protein-like — MSDEFSLADALPENSPAKTSAVSNTKPGQPPQGWPGSNPWNNPSAPPAVPSGLPPSATPSPVPFGPTPTGMYPSVPPTGPPPGPPAPFPPSGPSCPPPGGPYPGPGPTGPYPTPNMPFPELPRPYGAPTDPAAAGPLGPWGSMSSGPWAPGMGGQYPTPNMPYPSPGPYPAPPPPQAPGAAPPVPWGTVPPGAWGPPAPYPAPTGSYPTPGLYPTPNNPFQVPSGPSGAPPMPGGPHSYH; from the exons atGTCTGATGAATTTTCG TTGGCAGATGCGCTACCTGAAAACTCCCCTGCCAAAACCTCTGCTGTGAGCAATACAAAACCCGGCCAACCTCCTCAAGGCTGGCCAGGTTCCAACCCCTGGAATAACCCAAGTGCTCCACCTGCTGTGCCATCTGGACTCCCGCCAAGCGCAACACCCTCCCCCGTGCCTTTTGGACCAACGCCAACAGGGATGTACCCCTCCGTGCCTCCCACCGGACCGCCTCCGGGACCCCCggctccctttcctccttctggACCCTCGTGCCCCCCACCTGGGGGTCCTTATCCAGGCCCTGGCCCCACTGGGCCATATCCTACACCAAATATGCCCTTTCCTGAGCTTCCAAGACCATATGGTGCACCCACAGATCCAGCTGCAGCTGGTCCTTTAGGTCCATGGGGATCCATGTCTTCTGGACCCTGGGCACCAGGAATGGGGGGGCAGTATCCCACCCCCAATATGCCATATCCGTCTCCAGGGCCATAccccgctcctcctcctccccaggcaCCAGGGGCGGCCCCACCTGTTCCGTGGGGCACTGTGCCACCAGGAGCCTGGGGACCACCAGCGCCGTATCCTGCCCCTACAGGATCGTATCCCACACCAGGACTCTATCCCACTCCCAATAATCCTTTTCAAGTGCCTTCAGGACCTTCTGGTGCTCCACCGATGCCTGGTGGCCCCCAT TCTTACCATTAA